One Paraburkholderia sp. PREW-6R genomic region harbors:
- a CDS encoding substrate-binding domain-containing protein, translating to MSRLMQKLFCAAALAAAGIMTASPAFAADKMKVGISMKVLNAPYFAAAMESAKAHASELGADVIVADAQGKMGKQISDVEDLVTRGVKVLLIDPADPEALVGAVNAASAAGVKVVVFDSTLDPKANYLTLVQSSNSQNGALVGRWVIDNLGDKPLKIALLSGEKGNPVGKERRDGVLDGIVEAQLEKTGKANIQIVGQGWGNWSDEGGLKAMEDLLVANKDINMVLSENDSMLLGARRAIQSANRDGITLVAAADGQKEALALIKQGKYGVTALNDPALVARTAVDVGMKAAKGQAGTVPKVTYTPAVAISKGNVDKYYNPKAIF from the coding sequence ATGTCGCGTCTCATGCAGAAGTTGTTTTGTGCGGCCGCGTTGGCCGCAGCCGGAATCATGACCGCGTCGCCCGCATTCGCCGCCGACAAGATGAAGGTCGGCATTTCGATGAAGGTTCTCAACGCGCCTTACTTCGCCGCAGCCATGGAATCGGCGAAGGCCCATGCGTCGGAACTCGGCGCGGATGTGATCGTTGCGGATGCGCAAGGCAAGATGGGCAAGCAGATTTCCGACGTGGAAGACCTCGTCACGCGCGGCGTCAAGGTGCTGCTGATCGATCCGGCCGACCCGGAAGCGTTGGTCGGCGCGGTGAACGCCGCAAGCGCGGCGGGCGTGAAGGTGGTGGTGTTCGACAGCACGCTCGACCCGAAGGCCAACTACCTGACGCTCGTGCAGTCGTCGAACAGCCAGAATGGCGCGCTGGTGGGCCGCTGGGTGATCGACAACCTGGGCGACAAGCCGCTGAAGATTGCTCTGCTGTCCGGCGAAAAGGGCAATCCGGTCGGCAAGGAACGCCGGGACGGCGTGCTCGACGGCATCGTGGAAGCGCAGCTTGAAAAGACCGGCAAGGCGAACATCCAGATTGTCGGACAAGGTTGGGGCAACTGGTCCGATGAAGGCGGCCTGAAAGCGATGGAAGACCTGCTGGTGGCCAACAAGGACATCAACATGGTGCTCAGCGAAAACGACAGCATGTTGCTCGGCGCGCGCCGCGCAATCCAGAGCGCGAACCGCGACGGCATCACGCTGGTGGCCGCGGCGGACGGCCAGAAAGAAGCGCTTGCGCTCATCAAGCAGGGCAAGTACGGCGTGACCGCGCTGAACGATCCGGCGCTGGTGGCGCGTACTGCCGTCGACGTCGGCATGAAGGCCGCGAAGGGCCAGGCGGGCACGGTGCCGAAGGTCACCTACACGCCGGCGGTTGCGATCTCGAAAGGTAACGTCGACAAGTACTACAACCCGAAAGCGATTTTCTGA
- a CDS encoding sugar ABC transporter ATP-binding protein — MIPFIALTGIDKRFGGIHAIENIDFEVRSGEVHALVGENGAGKSTLMRVIGGGHQPDAGTISVQGRQMTLRNPHAALAEGIAVIHQETALAPDLSVAENVFLGALPAVIDWRGLRAKARTLIESLGFDIDPAALVGTLSAAQCQVIEIAKALSGELKLLVLDEPTAALAPSDADRLLEIVRSLRQRGVGIVYISHRLEEVFAIADRITVLKDGRRVDTVTPQAISRDELIRKMVGRPLSVLFPERHATAGEVVLKVSGLSRGDAVRDVSFELRGGEVVGLGGLIGSGRTEVARLIFGADRADAGEIELKGKLLKARTPMAAVRAGIGLVPEDRKGQGAVLSMPIRINATLASLRSVSGPGGFLTFGRERRYVSQLMDTLRIKARSMDADVSTLSGGNQQKVVLAKWFHADGDLIILDEPTRGVDVGAKVEIYTLINQLAERGKAVLVISSEHQELMGLCDRIMVMGEGRIRGELQPDEFSEEAILALSLRREPGETHGGLHGEDAGAGEKATFIHG; from the coding sequence ATGATTCCGTTCATCGCACTTACGGGCATCGACAAGCGGTTCGGCGGTATTCACGCCATCGAGAACATCGACTTCGAGGTCCGCAGCGGCGAAGTACACGCTCTGGTCGGCGAAAACGGCGCGGGCAAATCGACGCTGATGCGCGTGATTGGCGGCGGCCATCAGCCGGACGCGGGCACGATCAGCGTGCAGGGCCGCCAGATGACGTTGCGCAACCCGCATGCGGCGCTTGCCGAGGGTATTGCCGTGATTCACCAGGAGACGGCGCTCGCGCCTGATCTTTCGGTGGCGGAGAACGTTTTCCTCGGCGCGCTACCCGCCGTGATCGACTGGCGCGGCTTGCGTGCGAAGGCGCGGACCTTGATCGAAAGTCTCGGCTTCGACATCGACCCGGCGGCGTTGGTCGGCACGCTCTCGGCCGCGCAATGCCAGGTGATCGAAATTGCCAAGGCACTCTCGGGCGAGCTGAAGCTGCTCGTGCTGGATGAACCGACCGCCGCGCTCGCGCCTTCCGACGCGGACCGGCTGCTCGAGATCGTGCGCTCGCTGCGTCAGCGCGGCGTGGGCATTGTCTATATCTCGCACCGCCTGGAAGAGGTGTTCGCGATCGCCGACCGCATTACCGTCCTCAAAGACGGACGGCGCGTGGACACCGTCACGCCGCAAGCCATTTCACGCGACGAACTGATTCGCAAGATGGTGGGCCGCCCGCTCTCCGTGCTGTTCCCCGAGCGCCACGCTACGGCGGGCGAGGTCGTGCTGAAAGTGAGCGGCCTGTCGCGCGGCGACGCGGTGCGCGACGTGTCGTTCGAATTGCGTGGCGGCGAAGTGGTCGGACTCGGCGGCCTGATCGGCTCCGGCCGCACCGAAGTCGCACGGCTGATTTTTGGCGCGGACCGTGCCGATGCCGGCGAGATCGAACTGAAGGGCAAGCTGCTGAAAGCACGCACGCCGATGGCGGCGGTGCGCGCGGGCATCGGCCTCGTGCCGGAGGATCGCAAAGGACAGGGTGCGGTGCTGTCCATGCCGATTCGCATCAATGCGACGCTCGCGTCACTCAGGTCGGTGAGCGGACCGGGCGGCTTTCTCACGTTCGGCCGCGAACGCCGCTACGTTTCGCAGTTGATGGACACGTTGCGTATCAAGGCCCGCTCGATGGACGCCGACGTCTCCACGCTGTCCGGCGGCAACCAGCAGAAGGTCGTGTTGGCGAAATGGTTTCACGCGGACGGCGACCTCATCATTCTCGACGAGCCGACGCGCGGCGTCGACGTGGGCGCGAAGGTCGAAATCTACACGCTCATCAACCAGCTTGCGGAGCGTGGCAAGGCGGTGCTCGTGATTTCCTCCGAACACCAAGAGCTGATGGGCTTGTGCGACCGCATCATGGTGATGGGCGAAGGCCGCATTCGTGGCGAACTGCAGCCGGACGAGTTCAGCGAAGAGGCGATTCTCGCGCTGTCGCTGCGCCGGGAACCCGGCGAGACACATGGCGGCCTGCATGGCGAGGACGCCGGCGCGGGTGAAAAAGCCACATTCATTCACGGTTGA
- a CDS encoding ABC transporter permease — MNPSATTPNPSRREAGGMRHFWQGARRVNTVAILAVLIVAASFISDDFFSVPNLANISRQVAGVGIMSVGMLLVVLTGGIDLSVGSVAALGSVMSAMLIPEHGLMFALVATLVIGGLCGLVSGVLVAWCRLTPFVVTLAMMTVARGVAMIVSNGSPILVDDAGQALLDFGRHSYFGIPGPTLVMLVVFVAGGIALGRMRAGRVVRAIGSNEEAVRLSGVPVARHILGTYVCSGVLASLAGIISTARASVGAPTVGVGDELTVIAAVVIGGASLAGGKGGVLNTLMGVLILGVIGNIMNLASVPGYHQQVVMGAIIVAAVLMQQGAGSWRRWIFR; from the coding sequence ATGAATCCCAGTGCAACGACCCCGAACCCGAGCCGGCGCGAGGCCGGCGGCATGAGGCACTTCTGGCAGGGCGCGCGCCGCGTCAACACGGTCGCGATTCTCGCCGTGCTGATCGTGGCGGCGTCGTTCATTTCCGACGACTTCTTCTCGGTGCCCAACCTCGCGAATATCTCCCGCCAGGTGGCCGGCGTGGGCATCATGTCGGTCGGCATGTTGCTCGTGGTGCTGACCGGCGGCATCGACCTTTCCGTGGGCTCGGTCGCGGCCCTCGGCAGCGTGATGTCGGCCATGCTGATTCCCGAGCATGGCCTGATGTTCGCGCTCGTGGCCACGCTCGTGATAGGCGGGCTGTGCGGACTCGTGTCGGGCGTGCTGGTGGCGTGGTGCCGTCTCACGCCGTTCGTCGTGACCCTCGCGATGATGACTGTCGCGCGCGGCGTTGCGATGATCGTCTCGAACGGCTCGCCCATTCTCGTCGACGACGCCGGCCAGGCGCTGCTCGATTTCGGACGCCATAGCTACTTCGGCATTCCCGGCCCGACGCTCGTGATGCTGGTGGTGTTCGTGGCGGGCGGCATCGCTCTGGGCCGCATGCGTGCCGGCCGGGTGGTGCGCGCGATCGGCTCGAATGAAGAAGCGGTGCGGCTCTCGGGCGTGCCGGTTGCGCGGCACATTCTGGGCACGTATGTGTGCTCCGGCGTGCTGGCCTCGCTCGCGGGCATCATATCGACGGCGCGCGCCAGCGTGGGCGCACCGACAGTCGGTGTGGGTGACGAACTGACTGTGATCGCGGCGGTGGTGATAGGCGGCGCGAGTCTGGCTGGCGGTAAGGGAGGTGTCCTGAATACACTGATGGGCGTGCTGATTCTCGGCGTGATCGGCAACATCATGAATCTCGCGAGCGTGCCGGGCTATCACCAGCAGGTGGTGATGGGGGCGATCATCGTCGCCGCCGTGTTGATGCAGCAGGGCGCAGGCTCCTGGCGCCGCTGGATATTCCGCTAA
- a CDS encoding MurR/RpiR family transcriptional regulator, whose translation MPDYNIFEVIDRARPNLRRGSRQVADYILENVHSIAEISLSELARLAQVSEPTVLRFCATIGCNGFKDFKIRAVQSLALGAPATHSVLSGADTPETVATKIFDYTITSLDWARKKLDFEAVGRAVDLLAAASRIEFFGFGASGIVALDAQQKFPLFGVPCIAHQDSHQQFIAASMLKPGDAVVAISNTGATRSLIEVARTAKDRGAHVVLITGSQGPLTRYCDVAVVAETLENTDVYTPTTSRLAALVVVDILSTSVALKKGEAHARDVQDMKRHLADMRTSGVI comes from the coding sequence GTGCCCGATTACAACATCTTCGAAGTGATTGACCGCGCCCGGCCCAATCTGCGGCGTGGCAGCCGGCAGGTTGCCGACTACATTCTGGAGAACGTTCACTCCATCGCGGAAATCAGCCTTTCCGAACTGGCACGTCTTGCGCAGGTGAGCGAGCCGACGGTGCTGCGCTTTTGCGCGACCATAGGCTGCAATGGTTTCAAGGACTTCAAGATCCGCGCGGTGCAGAGCCTCGCGCTGGGCGCGCCCGCCACCCATTCGGTGCTGTCCGGCGCGGACACGCCCGAAACGGTTGCCACGAAGATCTTCGACTACACGATCACGAGCCTCGACTGGGCCCGCAAGAAACTCGACTTCGAGGCCGTGGGGCGCGCGGTCGATCTGCTTGCGGCGGCGTCGCGCATCGAGTTCTTCGGCTTCGGCGCGTCGGGCATTGTGGCGCTGGATGCTCAGCAGAAGTTTCCGCTCTTCGGCGTGCCGTGCATCGCGCATCAGGATTCGCACCAGCAGTTCATCGCGGCGTCCATGCTCAAGCCGGGCGACGCTGTGGTGGCGATCTCGAACACCGGCGCGACGCGCTCGCTGATCGAGGTCGCGCGCACGGCGAAGGATCGCGGCGCGCATGTCGTGCTGATCACTGGCTCGCAGGGGCCGCTCACGCGTTACTGCGACGTCGCCGTGGTGGCGGAAACGCTCGAAAACACGGACGTGTACACGCCCACCACGTCGCGGCTCGCGGCGCTGGTGGTGGTGGATATTCTCTCCACCAGCGTCGCGCTGAAAAAGGGCGAAGCCCATGCGCGCGACGTGCAGGACATGAAGCGCCATCTCGCGGATATGCGCACGTCTGGCGTGATCTGA
- a CDS encoding electron transfer flavoprotein subunit beta/FixA family protein encodes MKIIVAVKRVVDYNVKVRVKSDGTGVDIANVKMSMNPFDEIAVEEAVRLKEAGVATEVIAVSAGVAQSQETLRTALAIGADRAILIESAEELQPLAVAKLLKALVDKEQPQLVILGKQAIDDDSNQTGQMLAALAGLPQATFASKVTVADGKATVSREVDGGAETLSLTLPAVVTTDLRLNEPRYVTLPNIMKAKKKPLETVKPEDLGVDVKPRLKTLKVVEPPKRSAGVKVPDVKTLVEKLKTEAKVL; translated from the coding sequence ATGAAGATCATAGTCGCGGTCAAACGCGTAGTGGACTACAACGTGAAAGTCCGGGTCAAGTCGGACGGTACGGGCGTCGACATCGCGAACGTAAAGATGTCCATGAATCCGTTCGATGAAATCGCGGTGGAAGAAGCCGTGCGTCTGAAAGAAGCGGGCGTGGCGACCGAAGTGATCGCTGTCTCGGCGGGTGTCGCCCAATCGCAGGAAACGCTGCGCACGGCGCTGGCGATCGGCGCGGACCGTGCCATCCTGATCGAGTCGGCCGAAGAACTGCAGCCGCTTGCTGTCGCCAAACTGCTGAAGGCGCTGGTCGACAAGGAACAGCCGCAGCTGGTCATCCTCGGCAAGCAGGCGATCGACGACGATTCGAACCAGACCGGTCAGATGCTGGCTGCGCTGGCCGGGCTGCCGCAAGCCACGTTCGCATCGAAGGTCACGGTGGCAGACGGCAAGGCCACGGTGTCGCGCGAAGTGGACGGCGGCGCGGAAACGCTGTCGCTCACGTTGCCTGCCGTGGTCACGACTGACCTGCGTCTGAACGAGCCGCGCTACGTCACGTTGCCCAACATCATGAAGGCGAAGAAAAAGCCGCTGGAAACGGTCAAGCCTGAGGACCTCGGCGTCGACGTGAAGCCGCGCCTGAAGACGCTGAAGGTTGTCGAGCCGCCAAAGCGCTCTGCCGGTGTGAAGGTGCCGGACGTGAAGACGCTGGTCGAGAAGCTGAAGACCGAAGCCAAGGTGCTTTGA
- a CDS encoding FAD-binding protein — MTNLVIAEHDNASIKAATLNTIAAAQKIGGDVHVLVAGHNAQAAADAAAKIAGVSKVLLADAPQLEAGLAENVEATVLNIAKDYSHILAPATAYGKNVMPRIAAKLDVAQISDITAVDSADTFERPIYAGNAIATVQSADPIKVITVRTTGFDAVAAEGGSATVEKIEAAADSGISSFVSREVTKLDRPELTSAKIIVSGGRGLGNGENYTQVLEPLADKLNAALGASRAAVDAGFVPNDYQVGQTGKIVAPQLYVAVGISGAIQHLAGMKDSKVIVAINKDEEAPIFSVADYGLVGDLFTVVPDLTTQVG, encoded by the coding sequence ATGACGAATCTGGTAATAGCAGAACACGACAACGCGTCGATCAAGGCCGCGACGCTGAACACGATCGCAGCGGCCCAGAAGATTGGCGGCGACGTCCACGTGCTGGTGGCGGGTCACAATGCCCAGGCCGCAGCGGATGCGGCAGCGAAAATCGCCGGCGTCAGCAAGGTGCTGCTCGCCGACGCGCCGCAACTCGAAGCGGGTCTCGCGGAAAACGTCGAGGCAACGGTGCTGAACATTGCGAAGGACTATTCGCACATCCTCGCGCCAGCCACCGCTTACGGCAAGAACGTCATGCCGCGCATTGCGGCGAAGCTGGACGTCGCGCAGATCAGCGACATCACCGCGGTGGATTCGGCCGACACGTTCGAGCGTCCGATCTACGCGGGCAATGCAATCGCCACGGTGCAGTCGGCTGATCCGATCAAGGTCATCACGGTCCGCACGACCGGCTTCGATGCAGTCGCGGCCGAAGGCGGCAGCGCAACGGTCGAGAAGATCGAAGCGGCAGCGGACAGTGGTATCTCGTCGTTCGTGAGCCGTGAAGTGACGAAGCTGGACCGTCCGGAACTGACGTCGGCGAAAATCATCGTGTCGGGCGGCCGTGGTCTGGGCAATGGCGAGAACTACACGCAGGTGCTGGAACCGCTAGCCGACAAGCTGAACGCAGCGCTCGGCGCGTCGCGCGCGGCAGTGGATGCGGGCTTCGTGCCGAACGACTATCAGGTCGGGCAAACCGGCAAGATCGTCGCGCCGCAGCTGTACGTGGCGGTCGGCATCTCGGGTGCGATCCAGCATCTGGCCGGGATGAAGGACAGCAAGGTGATCGTCGCGATTAACAAGGACGAAGAAGCGCCGATTTTCAGCGTTGCTGACTACGGTCTGGTCGGCGATCTGTTCACGGTCGTGCCGGATTTGACGACCCAGGTCGGGTGA
- a CDS encoding ABC transporter substrate-binding protein, whose amino-acid sequence MLKKMVLGLPLIFAALSLSVAAKDMTDLKFGVDPTYPPFESKAADGKLVGFEIDLGNEICRRLQVKCVWVETPFDSIIPALQGRKFDAILSALSITPQRETQVSFSTALFDTPSSLLGKAGSPIVPTIASLKGRNVGVAQGSTQEAYAKAYWAPAGINVVSYADQQQVVNDLLAGRIDVTLTDMIAGSEGFLKTPKGAGYAFLGQPINDPKYLGKGAAIGLRKDDAALRDRINAAIDAMIRDGTYTRIEQRYFTFDVLKG is encoded by the coding sequence ATGCTAAAGAAAATGGTGCTTGGCTTACCGCTGATATTTGCCGCGCTGTCCTTGAGCGTCGCCGCGAAAGACATGACGGATCTCAAATTCGGGGTTGATCCGACTTATCCGCCGTTCGAATCGAAAGCCGCGGACGGTAAGCTCGTCGGCTTCGAAATCGATCTCGGCAATGAGATCTGCCGGCGGCTGCAGGTGAAGTGCGTATGGGTGGAGACACCTTTCGACAGCATCATCCCCGCGCTGCAGGGACGCAAGTTCGACGCAATTCTGTCCGCGCTGTCCATAACCCCGCAGCGCGAAACCCAGGTCTCGTTTTCGACCGCCCTGTTCGACACGCCCAGCAGCCTGCTCGGCAAAGCCGGCTCGCCGATTGTCCCCACCATCGCGTCGCTGAAAGGAAGGAATGTGGGTGTCGCGCAGGGCTCCACGCAGGAAGCCTATGCAAAGGCCTACTGGGCGCCGGCGGGTATCAACGTCGTTTCGTACGCGGACCAGCAGCAGGTCGTCAACGATCTACTCGCGGGCCGTATCGACGTGACGCTCACCGACATGATCGCCGGAAGCGAAGGCTTTCTGAAAACTCCAAAGGGCGCGGGCTATGCATTCCTCGGCCAGCCGATCAACGATCCGAAATACCTCGGCAAAGGTGCGGCGATCGGCTTGCGCAAGGACGACGCGGCGCTTCGCGACAGGATCAACGCGGCAATCGACGCGATGATCAGGGACGGTACGTACACGCGCATCGAGCAGCGCTACTTCACATTCGATGTGCTCAAGGGCTGA
- a CDS encoding LysR substrate-binding domain-containing protein, with product MTDKLSPPLRALQVFEALGRCNGVAETARRLGISPGAVSQQLKLLEDTLGMHLTEKDGKRLRQTAIGRQYHERCATAFESLRVAHADIQRAKNARNLSLSALPSLLSKWLAPRVLEWQNRRPQLSVYLDGTHTEPSPEGLEIDFRISYGERIANVENSVELFRDSVVPVCSPRLIAGDAPLSTAAEILRYPLISVDWRPKFASPPSWREWFEANGVVFGDRDRIDASRCVFSLSSVAIQAAIDGHGFALAQSSMIRDDVAAGRLVMPFASGILLPWPYFLTWRPTAFDRADCRAFHRWLVTCGKKQQQENDRMLKTLG from the coding sequence ATGACTGACAAGCTCTCACCGCCGCTGCGTGCGCTGCAGGTATTCGAAGCGCTCGGGCGCTGTAACGGCGTTGCCGAGACCGCGCGGCGGCTCGGCATTTCTCCCGGCGCGGTCAGCCAGCAACTGAAGCTGCTCGAAGACACGCTCGGCATGCATCTGACGGAGAAGGACGGCAAGCGGTTGCGTCAGACAGCGATCGGCCGTCAATATCACGAGCGTTGCGCGACAGCGTTCGAGAGTCTGCGTGTCGCGCATGCCGATATTCAGCGAGCGAAGAACGCGCGCAACCTCAGCCTGAGCGCGCTGCCTTCGCTGCTGTCCAAATGGCTCGCGCCGCGCGTGCTCGAGTGGCAGAACCGCCGTCCACAACTGAGCGTCTATCTCGACGGCACTCACACGGAGCCTTCGCCTGAAGGACTCGAAATTGATTTCCGTATCAGCTATGGCGAACGCATCGCCAACGTCGAAAACAGCGTCGAACTGTTTCGCGATAGCGTCGTGCCGGTGTGCAGTCCGCGTCTGATCGCCGGCGACGCGCCGCTCTCCACGGCCGCCGAGATTTTGCGTTATCCGCTGATCTCGGTTGACTGGCGTCCCAAATTCGCATCGCCGCCCTCGTGGCGCGAATGGTTCGAAGCAAACGGCGTCGTGTTCGGCGACCGCGACCGCATCGACGCGAGTCGTTGTGTCTTTTCGCTGTCGAGCGTCGCCATTCAGGCGGCGATCGACGGACACGGTTTTGCGCTCGCGCAAAGTTCGATGATCCGCGACGATGTCGCCGCAGGCCGCCTCGTGATGCCGTTCGCGTCCGGCATTTTGCTGCCCTGGCCGTACTTCCTGACATGGCGCCCGACGGCGTTCGATCGCGCGGATTGTCGAGCGTTTCATCGTTGGCTCGTCACGTGCGGCAAGAAGCAGCAGCAGGAAAACGACCGCATGCTAAAGACGCTCGGCTGA
- a CDS encoding aromatic ring-hydroxylating dioxygenase subunit alpha, with protein MFLMNAWYVAAWAADVKHALMPLTILGERVALYRGEDGEAVALEDACPHRKLPLSMGRLCGDHVECGYHGLTFDASGACVRAPATGRIPRGAKVRSYPLAERYGLLWIWMGDPQRADPRAIVEIDEWGDPSWGINRGDAMTVDCHYLYVTDNLLDPSHVAWVHQSSFGNAACEAEPLDTVVADNGVTVSRWMRNVEVAPFYAQFVRFDGNCDRKQHYEVRFPSHAIIKAIFAPAGTGTDLGAAHPDVFLMNSYNFMTPVDDSRTRYYWFQTRNFSPNDDDISRRFDEDVRHAFEEDRAVLAAVHRGMRDKRTPNIDLAIDLGPLRFRRALAKMIEEENGLAATPC; from the coding sequence ATGTTTCTGATGAATGCGTGGTATGTAGCCGCATGGGCCGCGGACGTGAAGCACGCGCTGATGCCGCTCACAATACTCGGCGAACGCGTCGCGCTCTATCGCGGCGAGGATGGCGAGGCAGTCGCGCTTGAAGACGCCTGTCCACATCGCAAGTTGCCGCTTTCGATGGGTCGGCTTTGCGGCGATCACGTCGAATGCGGCTATCACGGTCTCACTTTCGACGCATCCGGCGCCTGCGTCCGCGCACCCGCGACCGGCCGGATTCCGCGGGGCGCGAAGGTACGCAGCTATCCGCTCGCGGAACGCTACGGGTTGCTATGGATCTGGATGGGCGATCCGCAGCGCGCCGATCCGCGGGCGATCGTTGAAATCGACGAATGGGGCGATCCGTCGTGGGGCATCAATCGCGGCGACGCCATGACGGTCGATTGCCACTATCTGTACGTAACGGACAACCTGCTCGACCCGTCGCACGTGGCGTGGGTGCACCAGTCGTCGTTCGGCAATGCAGCGTGCGAGGCGGAGCCGCTCGACACCGTGGTCGCGGACAACGGCGTCACGGTGTCGCGCTGGATGCGCAATGTCGAAGTCGCGCCGTTTTATGCGCAATTTGTGCGCTTCGACGGCAACTGCGACCGCAAGCAGCATTATGAAGTGCGCTTTCCGTCACACGCGATCATCAAGGCGATCTTCGCGCCGGCAGGCACCGGCACCGACCTGGGCGCGGCGCACCCGGACGTGTTCCTGATGAACTCGTACAACTTCATGACGCCGGTCGACGACTCGCGCACGCGCTACTACTGGTTCCAGACGCGCAATTTCTCGCCGAACGACGACGACATCTCGCGCCGTTTCGACGAAGACGTGCGTCATGCGTTCGAGGAAGATCGGGCGGTGCTGGCCGCAGTGCACCGAGGCATGCGCGACAAACGCACGCCGAATATCGATCTCGCCATCGATCTGGGACCGTTGCGTTTCCGGCGGGCGCTCGCGAAAATGATCGAAGAGGAGAATGGGTTGGCGGCAACTCCGTGCTGA
- a CDS encoding DUF2817 domain-containing protein — protein sequence MKYGFPTTPDFDTQRSRFLAAAHAAGASVTTYDHPLKGPKGEALATDIAWLGSAGARRVLVALSGTHGVEGYYGSTCQTEWLHELAETPLPDDVAILFIHLINPHGTAWVRRVNEDNVDLNRNYVDFARALPQNPHYEPLHAIYTARDIDGHERRRADALLAEAIAGSSWSAVNAIVGAGQYAHQDGLYFGGQQATWSNHTLREIVERFVAPAQAAIVFDLHTGAGPFGHPMLMTIAQTPYPALDDAKNLFGAWLYTLVTRPDAPVSDTGVVARATGYTSQMLIDSVPHRSLMPLVIECGTYPEAQMHTALRDDHWLFLYGDPRDARGREITHRLFESFMPADADWRALAWFRTRQIWTRALAALPVLPALRASGP from the coding sequence ATGAAGTATGGCTTTCCCACCACGCCTGATTTCGACACGCAGCGGTCGCGGTTTCTTGCGGCGGCGCATGCCGCCGGCGCGAGCGTCACGACTTACGATCACCCGCTGAAGGGGCCGAAGGGCGAAGCGCTCGCAACGGATATCGCATGGCTCGGCAGCGCCGGTGCGCGGCGTGTCCTCGTCGCGCTTTCGGGCACGCATGGCGTGGAGGGCTACTACGGCTCCACGTGCCAGACCGAATGGCTGCACGAACTAGCCGAGACCCCGTTACCCGATGACGTCGCGATCCTTTTCATCCATCTGATCAATCCACATGGCACCGCATGGGTGCGCCGCGTGAACGAGGACAATGTCGATCTGAATCGGAACTACGTCGATTTCGCGCGTGCCCTGCCGCAGAACCCGCACTATGAGCCGCTTCACGCCATCTACACGGCGCGCGATATTGACGGCCACGAGCGGCGTCGTGCCGATGCGCTGCTCGCCGAAGCTATCGCCGGATCCAGTTGGTCGGCGGTCAACGCGATCGTCGGGGCGGGACAATACGCACATCAGGATGGGCTCTATTTCGGCGGCCAGCAGGCGACATGGTCGAACCACACGTTGCGCGAGATCGTCGAGCGCTTCGTCGCGCCGGCACAAGCGGCGATCGTGTTCGACCTGCACACCGGCGCGGGGCCATTTGGCCATCCAATGCTGATGACGATCGCACAGACGCCGTACCCCGCACTGGACGACGCGAAAAACCTGTTCGGTGCATGGCTCTATACGCTGGTGACGCGTCCCGATGCACCCGTCAGCGATACGGGCGTGGTCGCGCGCGCAACAGGCTACACGTCGCAGATGCTGATTGATTCGGTGCCGCATCGGTCGTTGATGCCGCTCGTGATCGAGTGCGGCACGTATCCGGAAGCGCAGATGCACACGGCTTTGCGCGACGATCATTGGCTATTCTTGTACGGCGATCCGCGCGACGCGCGCGGGCGTGAGATCACCCACCGTCTGTTCGAATCGTTCATGCCCGCTGATGCGGACTGGCGCGCTTTGGCGTGGTTTCGCACACGTCAGATCTGGACGCGTGCGCTAGCGGCACTTCCGGTGCTGCCCGCCTTGCGAGCTAGCGGACCATGA